The Brassica oleracea var. oleracea cultivar TO1000 chromosome C6, BOL, whole genome shotgun sequence genome includes a region encoding these proteins:
- the LOC106296991 gene encoding uncharacterized protein LOC106296991, whose product MNSIQRFSLTRRLSSVESYLRHLCGGAFRVGVKDEGDWFYSQEWWDPHERGHTVSQSSSSRGNGVVSVVAHPSSLPSRESWAETEGWLDNRYMEIMGRDGAKNEKFKILGYQWRSLRFNDDTRQSTVKVMAAFRALQPSSIFYMQHPHCLAVPYLKSMVSVGLTSLAASKYDLTSAAIGKKQMRILCVGHGGGSLPLFLANHILGALVDIVEIDPVVISESVRAMGFPAFSVMTATGKRALPTPDIIDQVMWRGIHERLFLYESEAKEFILNNQNNSYDIIFMDAYDGADIFPHSLWDSNSLFMKALSERLHHEHGTLVVNLHSDADISDLDRSIEGVTTGKYVRKVGKAYKKGLMENERNGLVFSCEVPWLCNVSLVVSRGMSSDGRHRDQIKTSLMKTSLEVDKILRLPFSFLDYLKTGLAII is encoded by the exons ATGAACTCGATTCAACGTTTCTCGTTAACGCGGCGGTTGAGCAGCGTCGAGTCCTATCTACGGCATCTCTGCGGAGGAGCGTTCCGTGTAGGCGTGAAGGACGAAGGAGACTGGTTCTACTCGCAGGAATGGTGGGACCCTCACGAACGCGGTCACACCGTTTCACAATCTTCTTCGAGCAGAGGAAACGGTGTAGTTTCCGTCGTCGCCCACCCTTCTTCTCTTCCT AGTAGAGAATCATGGGCAGAAACTGAAGGATGGCTAGATAATAGGTATATGGAGATAATGGGAAGAGACGGAGCTAAGAATGAGAAGTTTAAGATACTTGGATATCAATGGAGATCACTTCGCTTCAACGATGATACTCGACAAAGCACTGTGAAAGTCATGGCTGCTTTTAGAGCATTGCAACCGAGTTCCATTTTCTACATGCAACACCCTCATTGCCTTGCTGTTCCAT ATTTGAAGAGCATGGTTTCAGTGGGATTGACGTCTCTAGCAGCTTCGAAATATGATTTGACGAGTGCAGCTATTGGGAAGAAACAAATGCGCATATTATGCGTTGGTCACGGTGGAGGAAGCTTACCGTTGTTTTTAGCTAATCACATTCTTG GTGCTCTTGTTGACATAGTTGAGATCGACCCGGTAGTTATTTCAGAGTCAGTTCGAGCAATGGGCTTCCCTGCATTCTCTGTCATGACAGCAACGGGGAAACGTGCGTTACCAACTCCTGACATTATTGACCAAGTGATGTGGCGAGGCATCCACGAGAGACTCTTCCTCTACGAGTCAGAGGCTAAGGAATTCATTCTCAATAACCAAAATAATTCTTATGACATTATCTTCATGGATGCTTATGATGGAGCAGACATTTTTCCACACAGTCTGTGGGATTCCAATTCTCTGTTCATGAAAGCTCTGAGCGAAAGACTTCACCATGAGCATGGGACTCTGGTGGTGAACCTTCACTCTGATGCAGACATCTCAGATTTGGACAGATCAATTGAAGGTGTAACAACGGGAAAGTATGTTAGGAAAGTCGGTAAAGCCTATAAAAAGGGTTTAATGGAGAATGAGAGGAATGGATTGGTTTTTTCTTGTGAAGTTCCATGGCTATGTAATGTATCTCTGGTGGTGAGCAGAGGCATGAGTTCAGATGGAAGACATAGAGACCAAATCAAGACCAGTCTTATGAAGACTTCCTTAGAAGTGGACAAAATCCTTCGTCTTCCTTTCTCTTTCTTGGATTACCTGAAAACTGGTCTTGCTATCATATAA